In Pleuronectes platessa chromosome 5, fPlePla1.1, whole genome shotgun sequence, a single genomic region encodes these proteins:
- the relb gene encoding transcription factor RelB isoform X1: MKDMDIFTGSSDRGLSDFELIEEIITQDGEQSAVGLPRPCPPPAELPPQVLRSQPLRMNRQSSSLASQPVLVARGTGHPPTCPFPQSLLRLNNPSGMASAPPSRPVTSPACSSRQCHAKNQDDTDMLDRILEKPRLVVVEEPKDRGMRFRYECEGRSAGSILGVSSTETNKTQPAIEIQGPVEYIKRVTVTVSLVTKDLPHRPHPHCLVGKDCPIGSGICEVSLNPHSSRRHSFANLGIQCVRRRELDSSLQKRRSQNIDPFQTGDTKGIEDLDMNAVRLCFQCELEWQDGRKDSLNPVVSTTIYDKKATTTSQLKITFLNLYRGSCTGKTEIYMLCDKVQKDDIEIIFRRGSWKANGEFAQTDVHRQIAIVFKTPPYQDQNLTEEVEVSVSLRRISDQMESESVTFTYLPHNPDPYEVKRKCRIKSDISFREKTCLTAECAPAAEQPFHFPQPHTTMPPDKWPCAGQPAAAAVGPVCYNAPQDSNNCTDEATFFNQLLEMPALWEMIDFESDPDGNSTFTNMDVNFNQNFGSHTQDFSQYSDLQFNMLVNENQCVPSEPQDGLSASEVQVKKEEAL, encoded by the exons ATGAAAGACATGGACATCTTCACTGGCTCATCTG ACCGAGGCCTGTCAGACTTCG aGCTCATTGAGGAAATCATCACACAGGATGGTGAGCAGTCAGCTGTCGGCCTCCCTCGACCTTGCCCCCCTCCCGCTGAACTCCCCCCCCAGGTGCTGCGCAGCCAGCCCCTCAGGATGAACCGACAGAGCTCCTCGCTGGCgtcacagccggtgctggtggcCAGAGGCACTGGACACCCG CCGACCTGCCCCTTCCCTCAGTCCCTGCTGCGGCTGAACAATCCCAGTGGGATGGCTTCAGCTCCTCCCTCCCGGCCCGTCACCTCTCCGGCCTGCTCCTCTCGCCAATGTCACGCCAAGAACCAGGACGACACCGACATGCTGGACCGGATCCTGGAGAAGCCcaggctggtggtggtggaggagcccAAGGACAGAGGCATGAGGTTCCGGTACGAGTGTGAAGGACGCTCGGCCGGCAGCATCCTGGGGGTGTCCAGCACCGAGACCAACAAGACTCAGCCTGCGATTGAG ATCCAGGGTCCCGTTGAATACATAAAGAGGGTCACAGTCACCGTTTCCCTGGTGACCAAAGACCTCCCTCACCGGCCTCACCCCCACTGCCTTGTGGGTAAAGACTGCCCGATTGGTTCAGGGATCTGTGAGGTCTCGTTGAACCCTCACAGCAGCcggagacacag CTTTGCCAACCTCGGTATccagtgtgtgaggaggagagaactCGACTCCTCACTTCAGAAAAGAAGAAGCCAAAATATCGACCCCTTTCAAA ctgGGGACACAAAGGGGATCGAAGACCTGGACATGAACGCCGTGCGTCTGTGTTTCCAGTGTGAGCTCGAGTGGCAGGACGGCAGGAAGGACAGTCTCAACCCTGTGGTGTCAACTACAATCTATGACAAGA aggCCACGACTACATCCCAGCTGAAGATCACCTTTTTGAACCTGTACAGAGGCTCCTGCACGGGAAAGACTGAGATCTACATGTTGTGTGACAAAGTGCAGAAAG ATGACATTGAGATCATATTCCGGCGCGGTTCGTGGAAGGCGAATGGGGAGTTCGCCCAGACAGACGTGCACCGGCAGATCGCTATTGTGTTCAAGACGCCACCGTACCAGGACCAGAACCtcacggaggaggtggaggtcagCGTCTCACTGCGTCGCATCTCAGACCAGATGGAGAGCGAGTCAGTGACCTTCACGTACCTGCCACACAACCCAG ATCCATATGAGGTGAAGAGGAAGTGCAGAATAAAGTCAGACATCAGTTTCAGAGAGAAGACGTGTTTAACAG cagagtgtgcacCTGCGGCAGAGCAGCCCTTCCACTTCCCGCAGCCTCACACCACGATGCCTCCAGACAAGTGGCCTTGTGCCGGCCAGCCTGCAGCGGCTGCTGTCGGGCCGGTGTGTTACAACGCGCCCCAGGACTCAAACAACTGCACAGATGAGGCGACCTTTTTTAATCAGTTGCTAGAAATGcctgcattatgggaaatgatTGACTTTGAGTCGGATCCCGACGGCAACTCCACATTTACCAACATGGACGTGAACTTTAACCAGAACTTTGGCTCGCACACTCAGGACTTTTCCCAGTACAGTGACCTGCAGTTCAACATGCTGGTCAATGAGAACCAGTGTGTGCCGTCAGAGCCACAGGACGGACTCAGTGCCAGCGAGGTTCAGGTGAAGAAAGAAGAGGCGCTATGA
- the six5 gene encoding homeobox protein SIX5: MASLSLEPTEQSENSPEEPTAPEPKAEQDAVQVAEELLQSFQKSALSFSTDQVSCLCEALLQAGNVDRLWRFLSTIPPSSELLRGNETLLKAQALVAFHREEFKELYAILESHDFHSSNHGFLQDLYLKARYKEAERSRGRGLGAVDKYRLRKKFPLPKTIWDGEETVYCFKEKSRNALKDCYKNNRYPTPDEKKNLAKVTGLSLTQVSNWFKNRRQRDRTPSGTHSKSGSDGNHSSEDEASAMDDTPDKPEEAAIPAGSIISLSAVPCSTGGQLILNGSSGFLTTSQPLLLNGNSLISSTGAGVIINGLSLGDCQTVTLSPVTTSPPLMLNGAQVITKSSMDVQQQHHAASLAEQVSAMEAKASSLPAAVLSTNTTPVSNHPSVISLSFQTKTKSVNEIDYISGHDSEGSSQTVSSSSSSLSPSSPTLSSPSSFPSLVLTQNLQESLALPASMSSAGLVISSTAVPFSSHQREGVVFSSTQLNPSISVVSSSSAIPQVFSLPQVVPSIQGIPVSQLVQHSSGAQVSQCPQLVPVSSLTSTAPQFQSPLTVTTGSRLHQQQQQDASTTRNIFSLSQLNNSQLHQQIAHQLGDQTTNSTPIKIHAPHVMSVSSPTQMVQVPQSKYTTATQLVPLSMPQLVPVSSIQTSPTFSFPQVVPTSSSLSMPSAGVPLQILTSAPAAGAAMQGPVRINQLRPIQSVGSPTSMAPGVQLLNSGIIQLPSAAPGNLLLGGSPYLSVQQGKLILTIPAGIQLTSLPLKPVSEAPTISTNCILSPALTPSTPPVSSQPPTTSGQTPSGLTLSPLNFINSSPPYYTPENGVATSLTPAISSLHTLDHSVTPMLPNALTPESMLTLSPMYSGITANTHLSQPVWSPLPLSTSANLTLFDVRGKGDLPVDPALLGLPGGESLLLGSPSPEQDVDVGSPLGNPEDMDGDSKILTQLQSVPVDDELGL, translated from the exons atggCTTCCTTGTCTTTGGAGCCCACAGAACAATCCGAAAACAGCCCAGAGGAGCCGACGGCCCCGGAGCCCAAAGCGGAGCAAGACGCGGTCCAAGTTGCGGAAGAATTGCTCCAAAGTTTCCAGAAGTCAGCTCTGAGTTTTTCCACGGACCAGGTCTCATGTCTGTGCGAGGCCCTCCTGCAGGCGGGCAATGTGGATCGCCTGTGGAGGTTTCTCTCCACCATACCTCCTTCGTCCGAGCTGCTACGTGGCAACGAGACTCTGCTGAAGGCCCAGGCTCTGGTGGCTTTCCACCGGGAGGAGTTCAAGGAGCTGTACGCCATCCTGGAGAGCCACGACTTCCACTCGTCCAACCACGGCTTCCTGCAGGACCTGTACCTGAAAGCCCGCTACAAGGAGGCGGAGAGGTCCCGGGGCCGCGGCCTGGGCGCAGTGGACAAGTACCGGCTGAGGAAGAAGTTCCCTTTACCCAAAACCATCTGGGACGGAGAGGAGACGGTGTACTGCTTCAAGGAGAAGTCCCGGAACGCCTTGAAGGATTGCTACAAGAACAACCGCTACCCCACACCGGACGAGAAGAAGAACCTGGCCAAAGTCACCGGACTGTCCCTCACACAGGTCAGCAACTGGTTCAAGAACCGCAGGCAGAGGGACAGGACCCCGTCGGGCACCCACAGCAAAAG TGGGTCTGATGGAAACCACAGCTCCGAGGACGAGGCGAGCGCCATGGACGACACCCCCGACAAACCGGAGGAGGCTGCTATCCCCGCAGGgtccatcatctctctctctgcagtcccCTGCAGCACGGGAGGCCAGCTCATCCTCAATGGCTCCAGTGGCTTCCTCACGACCTCTCAGCCATTGCTGCTCAATGGCAATTCCCTGATCTCCAGCACCGGCGCTGGTGTCATAATTAACGGGCTGAGCTTGGGCGATTGCCAGACAGTCACACTGAGTCCTGTTACAACCAGCCCTCCTTTGATGCTGAACGGGGCTCAAGTCATAACCAAATCCAGTATGGAtgtgcagcagcaacatcaCGCAGCTTCTTTGGCAGAGCAGGTATCTGCCATGGAAGCCAAAGCAAGCAGTCTTCCAGCTGCCGTTCTCAGCACCAACACCACTCCAGTCTCAAACCATCCATCTGTCATCTCGCTTTCTTTTCAAACCAAGACAAAGAGTGTTAATGAAATCGATTACATCAGTGGGCATGACTCGGAGGGAAGCAGCCAGACagtgtcttcctcctcttcatctttatcTCCCTCTTCACCAACTCTGTCCTCCCCAAGCAGTTTCCCTTCGCTGGTCTTAACACAGAACCTCCAGGAGTCCCTCGCCCTCCCAGCCTCTATGTCGTCTGCAGGCCTGGTCATCTCCAGTACTGCTGTGCCTTTCTCCAGTCACCAGAGGGAGGGCGTCGTTTTTTCCAGCACCCAGTTAAATCCCTCTATCTCTGTGGTTTCCTCCAGCAGCGCCATCCCTCAGGTCTTCTCTCTGCCCCAGGTTGTGCCTTCCATCCAGGGTATACCGGTATCCCAGCTTGTCCAGCACTCTTCAGGAGCCCAGGTGTCTCAGTGCCCTCAGTTGGTACCAGTATCGTCTCTCACATCAACAGCTCCTCAGTTTCAAAGCCCCTTGACAGTGACCACAGGCAGCAGactgcaccagcagcagcagcaggatgctTCAACAACTAGAAATATATTCTCCCTCTCACAGCTTAACAACAGTCAGCTGCATCAGCAGATAGCACACCAACTGGGCGACCAGACCACAAACTCCACACCCATCAAAATCCATGCCCCACATGTCATGTCCGTCTCCTCCCCAACACAAATGGTTCAAGTCCCCCAGTCCAAATATACCACAGCGACACAGTTAGTCCCGCTCTCCATGCCCCAGCtggtccctgtctcctccatccaGACCTCCCCCACATTCTCTTTCCCCCAAGTGGTCCCTACcagttcctctctctctatgcCCTCTGCTGGAGTGCCCTTACAGATCCTGACCTCAGCCCCTGCAGCTGGGGCCGCGATGCAGGGTCCTGTCAGGATAAACCAGCTGAGGCCTATTCAGAGCGTGGGTTCCCCGACCAGCATGGCCCCAGGTGTGCAACTCCTCAACTCTGGGATCATCCAgctgccctctgctgctccag GTAACCTGCTCCTCGGTGGAAGCCCCTACCTGAGTGTCCAGCAAGGCAAGCTGATTCTGACCATCCCTGCAGGCATTCAACTCACCAGCTTGCCCTTGAAACCAGTCTCAGAAGCTCCAACCATCTCCACTAATTGTATATTGAGCCCcgctctcaccccctccacccctcctgtGTCCTCCCAGCCGCCCACCACCTCAGGTCAAACCCCCAGTGGCCTCACATTATCTCCTCTGAACTTCATTAACTCCTCACCACCATACTACACTCCAGAGAATGGGGTTGCGACCAGCCTGACACCTGCCATCTCCTCCCTTCATACTCTGGACCATTCAGTCACCCCCATGCTGCCAAATGCTCTTACCCCAGAGAGCATGCTCACCCTCAGTCCCATGTACAGTGGAATCACAGCCAACACCCACTTGTCCCAGCCAGTGTGGAGCCCCTTGCCCCTATCCACATCGGCCAATCTAACTCTGTTCGATGTCCGCGGCAAGGGGGACCTACCTGTAGACCCGGCTCTGTTAGGCCTCCCTGGAGGAGAGTCGCTGCTTCTGGGAAGCCCCTCTCCAGAGCAGGACGTGGATGTCGGCTCACCTCTCGGGAATCCAGAGGACATGGATGGGGACTCAAAGATTCTTACTCAGCTCCAGTCTGTCCCTGTGGACGATGAGTTGGGCTTGTGA
- the relb gene encoding transcription factor RelB isoform X2 produces the protein MKDMDIFTGSSDRGLSDFELIEEIITQDGEQSAVGLPRPCPPPAELPPQVLRSQPLRMNRQSSSLASQPVLVARGTGHPPTCPFPQSLLRLNNPSGMASAPPSRPVTSPACSSRQCHAKNQDDTDMLDRILEKPRLVVVEEPKDRGMRFRYECEGRSAGSILGVSSTETNKTQPAIEIQGPVEYIKRVTVTVSLVTKDLPHRPHPHCLVGKDCPIGSGICEVSLNPHSSRRHSFANLGIQCVRRRELDSSLQKRRSQNIDPFQTGDTKGIEDLDMNAVRLCFQCELEWQDGRKDSLNPVVSTTIYDKKATTTSQLKITFLNLYRGSCTGKTEIYMLCDKVQKDDIEIIFRRGSWKANGEFAQTDVHRQIAIVFKTPPYQDQNLTEEVEVSVSLRRISDQMESESVTFTYLPHNPDPYEVKRKCRIKSDISFREKTCLTECAPAAEQPFHFPQPHTTMPPDKWPCAGQPAAAAVGPVCYNAPQDSNNCTDEATFFNQLLEMPALWEMIDFESDPDGNSTFTNMDVNFNQNFGSHTQDFSQYSDLQFNMLVNENQCVPSEPQDGLSASEVQVKKEEAL, from the exons ATGAAAGACATGGACATCTTCACTGGCTCATCTG ACCGAGGCCTGTCAGACTTCG aGCTCATTGAGGAAATCATCACACAGGATGGTGAGCAGTCAGCTGTCGGCCTCCCTCGACCTTGCCCCCCTCCCGCTGAACTCCCCCCCCAGGTGCTGCGCAGCCAGCCCCTCAGGATGAACCGACAGAGCTCCTCGCTGGCgtcacagccggtgctggtggcCAGAGGCACTGGACACCCG CCGACCTGCCCCTTCCCTCAGTCCCTGCTGCGGCTGAACAATCCCAGTGGGATGGCTTCAGCTCCTCCCTCCCGGCCCGTCACCTCTCCGGCCTGCTCCTCTCGCCAATGTCACGCCAAGAACCAGGACGACACCGACATGCTGGACCGGATCCTGGAGAAGCCcaggctggtggtggtggaggagcccAAGGACAGAGGCATGAGGTTCCGGTACGAGTGTGAAGGACGCTCGGCCGGCAGCATCCTGGGGGTGTCCAGCACCGAGACCAACAAGACTCAGCCTGCGATTGAG ATCCAGGGTCCCGTTGAATACATAAAGAGGGTCACAGTCACCGTTTCCCTGGTGACCAAAGACCTCCCTCACCGGCCTCACCCCCACTGCCTTGTGGGTAAAGACTGCCCGATTGGTTCAGGGATCTGTGAGGTCTCGTTGAACCCTCACAGCAGCcggagacacag CTTTGCCAACCTCGGTATccagtgtgtgaggaggagagaactCGACTCCTCACTTCAGAAAAGAAGAAGCCAAAATATCGACCCCTTTCAAA ctgGGGACACAAAGGGGATCGAAGACCTGGACATGAACGCCGTGCGTCTGTGTTTCCAGTGTGAGCTCGAGTGGCAGGACGGCAGGAAGGACAGTCTCAACCCTGTGGTGTCAACTACAATCTATGACAAGA aggCCACGACTACATCCCAGCTGAAGATCACCTTTTTGAACCTGTACAGAGGCTCCTGCACGGGAAAGACTGAGATCTACATGTTGTGTGACAAAGTGCAGAAAG ATGACATTGAGATCATATTCCGGCGCGGTTCGTGGAAGGCGAATGGGGAGTTCGCCCAGACAGACGTGCACCGGCAGATCGCTATTGTGTTCAAGACGCCACCGTACCAGGACCAGAACCtcacggaggaggtggaggtcagCGTCTCACTGCGTCGCATCTCAGACCAGATGGAGAGCGAGTCAGTGACCTTCACGTACCTGCCACACAACCCAG ATCCATATGAGGTGAAGAGGAAGTGCAGAATAAAGTCAGACATCAGTTTCAGAGAGAAGACGTGTTTAACAG agtgtgcacCTGCGGCAGAGCAGCCCTTCCACTTCCCGCAGCCTCACACCACGATGCCTCCAGACAAGTGGCCTTGTGCCGGCCAGCCTGCAGCGGCTGCTGTCGGGCCGGTGTGTTACAACGCGCCCCAGGACTCAAACAACTGCACAGATGAGGCGACCTTTTTTAATCAGTTGCTAGAAATGcctgcattatgggaaatgatTGACTTTGAGTCGGATCCCGACGGCAACTCCACATTTACCAACATGGACGTGAACTTTAACCAGAACTTTGGCTCGCACACTCAGGACTTTTCCCAGTACAGTGACCTGCAGTTCAACATGCTGGTCAATGAGAACCAGTGTGTGCCGTCAGAGCCACAGGACGGACTCAGTGCCAGCGAGGTTCAGGTGAAGAAAGAAGAGGCGCTATGA
- the relb gene encoding transcription factor RelB isoform X3, whose protein sequence is MASAPPSRPVTSPACSSRQCHAKNQDDTDMLDRILEKPRLVVVEEPKDRGMRFRYECEGRSAGSILGVSSTETNKTQPAIEIQGPVEYIKRVTVTVSLVTKDLPHRPHPHCLVGKDCPIGSGICEVSLNPHSSRRHSFANLGIQCVRRRELDSSLQKRRSQNIDPFQTGDTKGIEDLDMNAVRLCFQCELEWQDGRKDSLNPVVSTTIYDKKATTTSQLKITFLNLYRGSCTGKTEIYMLCDKVQKDDIEIIFRRGSWKANGEFAQTDVHRQIAIVFKTPPYQDQNLTEEVEVSVSLRRISDQMESESVTFTYLPHNPDPYEVKRKCRIKSDISFREKTCLTAECAPAAEQPFHFPQPHTTMPPDKWPCAGQPAAAAVGPVCYNAPQDSNNCTDEATFFNQLLEMPALWEMIDFESDPDGNSTFTNMDVNFNQNFGSHTQDFSQYSDLQFNMLVNENQCVPSEPQDGLSASEVQVKKEEAL, encoded by the exons ATGGCTTCAGCTCCTCCCTCCCGGCCCGTCACCTCTCCGGCCTGCTCCTCTCGCCAATGTCACGCCAAGAACCAGGACGACACCGACATGCTGGACCGGATCCTGGAGAAGCCcaggctggtggtggtggaggagcccAAGGACAGAGGCATGAGGTTCCGGTACGAGTGTGAAGGACGCTCGGCCGGCAGCATCCTGGGGGTGTCCAGCACCGAGACCAACAAGACTCAGCCTGCGATTGAG ATCCAGGGTCCCGTTGAATACATAAAGAGGGTCACAGTCACCGTTTCCCTGGTGACCAAAGACCTCCCTCACCGGCCTCACCCCCACTGCCTTGTGGGTAAAGACTGCCCGATTGGTTCAGGGATCTGTGAGGTCTCGTTGAACCCTCACAGCAGCcggagacacag CTTTGCCAACCTCGGTATccagtgtgtgaggaggagagaactCGACTCCTCACTTCAGAAAAGAAGAAGCCAAAATATCGACCCCTTTCAAA ctgGGGACACAAAGGGGATCGAAGACCTGGACATGAACGCCGTGCGTCTGTGTTTCCAGTGTGAGCTCGAGTGGCAGGACGGCAGGAAGGACAGTCTCAACCCTGTGGTGTCAACTACAATCTATGACAAGA aggCCACGACTACATCCCAGCTGAAGATCACCTTTTTGAACCTGTACAGAGGCTCCTGCACGGGAAAGACTGAGATCTACATGTTGTGTGACAAAGTGCAGAAAG ATGACATTGAGATCATATTCCGGCGCGGTTCGTGGAAGGCGAATGGGGAGTTCGCCCAGACAGACGTGCACCGGCAGATCGCTATTGTGTTCAAGACGCCACCGTACCAGGACCAGAACCtcacggaggaggtggaggtcagCGTCTCACTGCGTCGCATCTCAGACCAGATGGAGAGCGAGTCAGTGACCTTCACGTACCTGCCACACAACCCAG ATCCATATGAGGTGAAGAGGAAGTGCAGAATAAAGTCAGACATCAGTTTCAGAGAGAAGACGTGTTTAACAG cagagtgtgcacCTGCGGCAGAGCAGCCCTTCCACTTCCCGCAGCCTCACACCACGATGCCTCCAGACAAGTGGCCTTGTGCCGGCCAGCCTGCAGCGGCTGCTGTCGGGCCGGTGTGTTACAACGCGCCCCAGGACTCAAACAACTGCACAGATGAGGCGACCTTTTTTAATCAGTTGCTAGAAATGcctgcattatgggaaatgatTGACTTTGAGTCGGATCCCGACGGCAACTCCACATTTACCAACATGGACGTGAACTTTAACCAGAACTTTGGCTCGCACACTCAGGACTTTTCCCAGTACAGTGACCTGCAGTTCAACATGCTGGTCAATGAGAACCAGTGTGTGCCGTCAGAGCCACAGGACGGACTCAGTGCCAGCGAGGTTCAGGTGAAGAAAGAAGAGGCGCTATGA
- the tbcb gene encoding tubulin-folding cofactor B — protein sequence MEDQVTVITNPLVNVRITSTVYAVEVQRRFNRGLCIADLKGKLEMAVGTPAGSMDLELYSVSDKFMLKMDDNDALLGSYPVDDDCRIHVIDKSGQQVGEFTDVSEVEKFELSDRDYEKRTDSARSFMKRNRVGRFNEEETAKKQAEMAARENEQKAAAEAISVGNRCQVLVPGQPTKVATVMYVGTTDFKPGCWVGVKYDEPLGKHNGTVQEKQYFDCEMKYGAFVKPLNVTVGDFPEEDYGIDEM from the exons ATGGAAGACCAAGTGACAGTAATCACCAACCCCCTTGTGAATGTGCGCATTACAAGCACTGTCTACGCTGTGGAGGTTCAGCGCAGGTTCAATAGAGGACTGTGCATCGCTGACCTTAAG GGAAAGTTGGAGATGGCCGTGGGCACACCTGCCGGCTCCATGGATCTGGAGTTATACAGTGTCTCAGACAAGTTTATGCTGAAAATGGACGACAATGACGCTTTGCTGGGCTCCTATCCTGTTGATGATGACTGCAGAATACAT GTTATTGATAAAAGTGGACAACAGGTGGGCGAGTTTACCGATGTTTCCGAAGTGGAGAAGTTTGAACTCTCAGACCGAGACTACGAAAAAAGAACAG ACTCAGCAAGGTCGTTTATGAAGAGAAACCGTGTGGGCCGCTTCAATGAGGAAGAAACAGCCAAGAAGCAAGCCGAGATGGCTGCTCGGGAGAATGAACAGAAGGCTGCTGCTGAGGCCATTTCTGTTGGCAACCGATGCCAAGTGCTGGTCCCCGGGCAGCCCACAAAGGTTGCCACGGTCATGTATGTTG GTACAACAGATTTCAAGCCAGGCTGCTGGGTGGGTGTGAAGTATGATGAGCCCCTGGGAAAACACAATGGAAC TGTTCAAGAGAAGCAATATTTTGACTGTGAGATGAAATATGGTGCATTTGTAAAGCCCTTGAATGTGACGGTGGGAGACTTTCCAGAGGAGGATTATGGTATAGATGAGATGTAG
- the clptm1 gene encoding putative lipid scramblase CLPTM1, which yields MATQEGDAAKDTASNGEVSSNGTVAATDDQTVQTAADAQDPQQPPPQPAPNAWQVIKGVLFRIFIIWAISSWFRRGPSTPDPSTPAGGAPRVPSRNLFPKDTLMDLYVYVSQDEVFSDFNNTDSLFWFHRDLVYGDWNMGEEGDGCYERYEEIDIPEAVQKNGSLFMHVYFTKSGFHPDPKRKAQYRRLATVHSTRMLNKFKRRKFMKTKNLLTGETEADPEVIKRAESHGPVEIISHWHPNLTINIVDDHTAWVKGSVPPPLDQHVKFDAVSGDYYPIVYFNDYWNLQKDYYSINETLTKLPLRLNYCPLSLWRWQLYAAQNARSPWNFLPQDTYEQSDEDQDSVKVALLETNPYLLGLTIVVSIVHSIFEFLAFKNDIQFWNSRQSLEGLSVRSIIFGVFQSLVVLLYILDNETNFVVQVSVFIGLLIDFWKITKVMDVKLDRENKILGLIPRIAFNDKSTYVKSSTKIYDDMAFKYLSWLLYPLFGCYAVYSLLYVEHKGWYSWVLSMLYGFLLTFGFITMTPQLFINYKMKSVAHLPWRMLTYKALNTFIDDLFAFVIKMPMMYRIGCLRDDVVFFVYLYQRWIYRVDPNRFNEFGTSGVDHDPSKTATVDGTPAVEGAPAADDAPAVEGAPAADDAPAVEGAPAADDPTAEDAPAVDDPAEDDPAEDDSAEDDSAEDDAPTAAALTDKPEGEKKND from the exons ATGGCGACGCAGGAAGGCGACGCGGCGAAAGACACCGCGAGCAACGGCGAG GTGAGCAGCAATGGAACTGTTGCAGCAACAGATGACCAGACTGTGCAGACGGCTGCAGATGCACAGGACCCTCAGCAGCCACCGCCGCAACCAGCACCAAATGCCTGGCAGGTTATTAAAGGAGTCCTCTTCAG AATCTTCATAATATGGGCGATCAGTAGTTGGTTCCGCCGAGGACCGTCCACGCCTGACCCCAGCACGCCAGCTGGGGGGGCACCCAGGGTACCCAGCAGGAACCTCTTCCCCAAGGACACCCTCAtg gACCTGTATGTTTATGTGTCCCAGGACGAGGTGTTCTCTGACTTCAACAACACAGATTCCCTGTTCTGGTTCCACAGGGACCTGGTCTATGGAGATTGGAACATGGGAGAGGAAGGGGACGGCTGCTACGAACGCTATGAGGAGATTGACATCCCAGAG GCAGTTCAGAAAAACGGTTCCCTTTTCATGCACGTCTACTTCACTAAAAGTGGATTCCACCCAGACCCCAAACGCAAGGCACAGTATCGCAGACTGGCCACAGTTCATTCAACACGAA TGCTGAATAAATTCAAACGAAGGAAGTTTATGAAGACCAAGAATTTGCTAACAGGAGAAACAGAAGCAGATCCTGAAGTCATCAAG CGAGCAGAGAGCCACGGTCCAGTGGAGATTATTTCTCATTGGCATCCAAACCTCACCATCAACATAGTAGATGACCACACAGCCTGGGTCAAAGGCTCGGTTCCACCTCCTCTAGACCAAC ATGTGAAGTTTGATGCAGTCAGTGGCGACTACTACCCCATCGTGTACTTCAACGACTACTGGAACCTGCAGAAAGATTACTACTCCATCAACGAGACCCTGACAAAGCTGCCGCTGCGTCTCAACTACTGCCCACTGTCCTTGTGGCGCTGGCAGCTGTACGCTGCCCAGAACGCTCGCTCGCCATGGAACTTCCTGCCTCAGGACACTTATGAGCAGTCTGATGAAGACCAGGACTCTGTGAAG GTGGCCCTTTTGGAAACCAACCCATACCTGCTGGGACTCACCATCGTTGTCTCCATTGTGCACAGCATCTTTGAGTTTCTTGCCTTCAAGAACG ataTTCAGTTCTGGAACAGCAGACAGTCTCTTGAAGGTCTGTCTGTCCGCTCCATCATATTTGGAGTGTTTCAGTCTCTGGTAGTGCTGCTGTACATACTCGACAACGAAACCAACTTTGTGGTGCAGGTCAGCGTCTTCATCGGTCTTCTCATTGACTTCTGGAAAATCACCAAGGTCATGGACGTCAAA CTGGACAGAGAGAACAAAATCTTGGGGTTAATCCCAAGAATTGCATTCAATGACAAGTCAACATACGTGAAGTCTTCAACCAAAATCTATGACGAC ATGGCCTTCAAGTACCTGTCATGGCTGCTCTACCCTCTGTTCGGCTGCTATGCTGTCTACAGTTTATTGTACGTGGAGCACAAAGGCTGGTACTCATGGGTACTCAGCATGCTCTATGGCTTCTTGTTAACCTTTG gtttcaTTACAATGACGCCGCAGCTATTCATCAACTACAAAATGAAGTCTGTGGCCCACCTCCCATGGAGGATGCTCACCTACAAGGCTCTGAATACCTTTATTGATGACCTGTTTGCCTTCGTCATCAAGATGCCCATGATGTACAGGATAGGATGCCTCAGAGATG ATGTGGTATTCTTCGTCTACCTTTACCAGCGCTGGATCTATCGGGTTGATCCCAACAGGTTCAACGAGTTTGGCACCAGCGGAGTAGACCACGACCCAAGCAAGACAGCGACAGTAGACGGTACTCCCGCAGTAGAAGGTGCTCCTGCAGCAGATGATGCTCCCGCAGTAGAAGGTGCTCCTGCAGCAGATGATGCTCCTGCGGTAGAAGGTGCTCCTGCAGCAGATGATCCCACAGCAGAGGATGCTCCCGCAGTAGACGATCCCGCAGAAGACGATCCCGCAGAAGACGATTCTGCAGAAGACGATTCTGCAGAAGACGATGCTCCCACAGCGGCCGCCCTCACAGACAAACCagagggggagaagaagaaCGATTAA